The Erigeron canadensis isolate Cc75 chromosome 4, C_canadensis_v1, whole genome shotgun sequence genome window below encodes:
- the LOC122597930 gene encoding uncharacterized protein LOC122597930: MLTQVAYNFPSLESIQKYLFDDHVEIFPDNTYQNSYNVNDCTFLENSQEFSTNIYNDFSSSKSSGLSSSPSSCLNFPSLLDDQDVSSLNIDDDSFDICKLLNDDNSHEQNLALPDLSCIIDNNNQQMFQETDIEWMNEIPSMFNDETQEELATELLLPPAVDGNHLACNNNSPQKPEKKTLNWDFSTGNVIPVKEEANICDKRDKENNVTISPLPFQSHRCYRGIRRRPWGKYTAEMRNPDKKGSRLWLGTYKTPEEAAMAYDRAAFKHRGSQALLNFPHLISLHDKEPENWTTRKRNSATLESSSSSSSSSSGGSSNDKNMKKKKKVKSYSKV, encoded by the coding sequence ATGCTTACTCAAGTTGCTTACAATTTTCCATCCCTAGAATCCAttcaaaaatatctttttgATGATCATGTAGAGATTTTTCCCGATAATACTTATCAAAATAGTTATAATGTTAATGATTGCACCTTTCTTGAGAATTCGCAGGAATTCTCTACAAACATTTATAACGACTTCAGTTCATCGAAGTCATCCGGGCTGTCGTCTAGCCCGAGTTCTTGCCTGAATTTCCCGAGTCTTTTGGATGATCAAGATGTATCGTCACTAAATATCGATGATGATTCGTTCGACATTTGTAAACttttaaatgatgataataGTCATGAACAAAATCTTGCCCTTCCTGACTTGTCATGTATCATAGACAACAACAACCAACAAATGTTTCAAGAAACGGATATCGAATGGATGAATGAAATTCCAAGCATGTTCAATGACGAGACACAAGAAGAATTAGCAACCGAATTATTATTACCTCCAGCCGTGGATGGTAATCATCTTGCTTGCAATAATAATAGCCCTCAGAAACCCGAGAAAAAGACTCTAAACTGGGATTTCTCAACCGGAAACGTAATTCCAGTTAAAGAAGAAGCCAATATTTGTGACAAGAGAGACAAAGAGAACAATGTGACAATTTCACCGCTCCCATTTCAGTCACATAGGTGCTATAGAGGGATAAGACGTAGGCCGTGGGGAAAGTACACGGCCGAGATGAGGAACCCTGACAAGAAAGGTTCGAGATTGTGGCTAGGGACATACAAGACACCAGAAGAAGCAGCCATGGCTTACGATCGAGCTGCTTTCAAGCATCGTGGCTCTCAAGCTTTGCTTAATTTCCCTCATTTAATCTCGTTGCATGACAAAGAGCCAGAAAATTGGACCACTAGAAAGAGAAATTCAGCGACGCTAGAATCCTCCTCCTCATCTAGTTCTTCGTCGTCGGGGGGATCATCAAATGACAAgaacatgaagaagaagaagaaagtgaaGAGTTATAGTAAAGTTTGA